One genomic segment of Arcobacter porcinus includes these proteins:
- the hisIE gene encoding bifunctional phosphoribosyl-AMP cyclohydrolase/phosphoribosyl-ATP diphosphatase HisIE — MEILEKIDWEKMNNLIPVITQDSQTNEVLMLAYTNKDALELSLETGFAHYFSRSKQRVWKKGESSNHTQEIIDIFLDCDNDTLLFKVNQKGVACHTGRESCFFQNIKTDKIISDVKIDTNYGVIDSLYHTIQNRKNEDSTKSYTAKLLKGDTNSMLKKIVEEAGEFCFAIKDKNEDESIYEAADVTYHVLVALASLNIDPDRVKQELKRRFNISGIEEKNSRKV; from the coding sequence ATGGAAATTTTAGAAAAAATTGACTGGGAAAAGATGAATAATTTAATCCCTGTTATAACTCAAGATAGTCAGACAAATGAAGTTTTAATGCTTGCCTATACAAATAAAGATGCTCTAGAACTAAGTTTAGAAACTGGTTTTGCTCACTATTTTAGTAGAAGTAAACAAAGAGTTTGGAAAAAGGGTGAAAGTTCAAATCATACTCAAGAGATTATAGATATATTTTTAGATTGTGATAATGATACTTTACTTTTTAAAGTTAATCAAAAAGGTGTTGCTTGTCACACTGGAAGAGAGTCTTGCTTTTTCCAAAATATCAAAACAGATAAAATTATTTCTGATGTAAAGATTGATACAAATTATGGAGTTATAGATTCTCTTTACCACACAATTCAAAATAGAAAAAATGAAGATAGTACTAAATCTTATACAGCAAAGCTTTTAAAAGGCGATACTAACTCTATGCTTAAAAAAATTGTTGAAGAAGCTGGAGAATTCTGTTTTGCAATAAAAGACAAAAATGAAGATGAGTCAATCTACGAAGCTGCCGATGTTACTTACCATGTTTTAGTTGCACTTGCTAGTTTAAATATTGATCCTGATAGAGTAAAACAAGAGTTAAAAAGAAGATTTAATATTTCAGGAATAGAAGAAAAGAATTCAAGAAAAGTTTAA
- a CDS encoding prohibitin family protein has product MPIDNDYFKNRQQGNNNNRNSNGGNFQPPFETPEFFKNLGKKAGLLYLVIIIIGALFLFKPFVIIESGQVGIKATTGKYDKEPLNPGFHFYIPVIQKVIVVDTKVRLLTYMSTQNIGSFDQSIKNNPAINVLDSRGLPISIELTVQYNIIADGVPETIATWGPSWEDKIVNQVVGEVSRSVLGGYNAEVLPMKRNDVAESLDRLIKEKVTERSKSAVIVESVQLKEIVLPEKIKEQIEKVQIANQESERVRYEVLRAKQEAEKRAALASGEAEAKRIEAQGKADAVTIEAQAQAKANKLISQSLTPHLLQMQQIEVQGKFNDALRENKDAKIFLTPGGSTPNIWVDTKDKSRDTVLNNK; this is encoded by the coding sequence ATGCCAATAGATAACGACTATTTTAAAAACCGACAGCAAGGGAATAATAATAACAGAAATTCAAATGGAGGAAACTTTCAGCCACCATTTGAAACTCCTGAGTTTTTCAAAAATTTAGGTAAAAAAGCTGGATTACTATATCTTGTGATTATTATAATTGGTGCTTTATTCTTATTTAAACCATTTGTGATTATTGAATCAGGACAAGTTGGTATTAAAGCAACAACTGGTAAATATGATAAAGAACCTTTAAACCCAGGTTTTCATTTCTATATTCCAGTTATTCAAAAAGTAATTGTAGTTGATACAAAAGTAAGATTACTTACATATATGAGTACACAAAACATTGGTTCTTTTGATCAAAGTATCAAAAATAATCCAGCAATAAATGTACTAGATTCAAGAGGTTTACCTATTTCTATTGAGCTAACTGTTCAATATAATATTATTGCTGATGGAGTTCCTGAAACAATTGCTACTTGGGGACCATCATGGGAAGATAAAATTGTAAACCAAGTTGTTGGAGAAGTTTCAAGAAGTGTTCTTGGTGGATATAATGCAGAAGTTCTACCAATGAAAAGAAATGATGTAGCTGAAAGCCTTGATAGACTAATCAAAGAAAAAGTAACTGAAAGATCAAAAAGTGCAGTTATTGTTGAATCTGTTCAATTAAAAGAGATTGTTTTACCAGAAAAGATTAAAGAGCAAATTGAGAAAGTTCAAATTGCAAATCAAGAGTCTGAAAGAGTAAGATATGAAGTTTTAAGAGCAAAACAAGAAGCTGAAAAAAGAGCAGCACTTGCAAGTGGAGAAGCTGAAGCAAAAAGAATTGAAGCACAAGGTAAGGCTGATGCTGTAACTATTGAAGCTCAAGCTCAAGCTAAAGCAAATAAACTAATTTCTCAAAGTTTAACTCCTCATTTACTTCAAATGCAACAAATTGAAGTTCAAGGTAAATTTAACGATGCTCTAAGAGAAAATAAAGATGCAAAAATATTCTTAACTCCTGGTGGTTCTACACCAAATATTTGGGTAGATACAAAAGATAAAAGTAGAGATACTGTTTTAAATAACAAATAA
- a CDS encoding branched-chain amino acid transaminase, with protein MNEAKYIWMDGEFTPWHEAKVHVLSHTLHYGNGAIEGTKAYKTVDGRCAIFKLNEHTQRLLNSSKMTLMNVPFTLEELNKAQVELLQKNELTNGAYIRPLVYLGYGVMGLYHKDAPVKVSISAWEWGAYLGEEGLKKGVRVKISSFTRTPNTSGMGKAKSVANYMNSQMAKYEAVEAGYDEALLRDDQGYIAEASGACFFIVKDGKLISPPNDNSLESITQATAIDLAKDMGIEVVRRRITREEIYVADEAFFTGTAAEITPIREVDARVIGSGSRGPITEKIQNAYFDAVSGKNPKYTKYLTYIN; from the coding sequence ATGAACGAAGCAAAATATATATGGATGGATGGAGAGTTTACTCCTTGGCATGAAGCAAAAGTGCATGTACTATCTCATACTTTACATTATGGAAATGGTGCAATTGAAGGTACAAAAGCATACAAAACTGTTGATGGAAGATGTGCAATATTTAAACTAAATGAGCATACACAAAGACTTTTAAACTCTTCAAAAATGACTTTAATGAATGTTCCTTTTACTCTTGAAGAGCTAAATAAAGCTCAAGTAGAGTTACTACAAAAAAATGAACTAACAAATGGTGCATATATTAGACCACTTGTATATTTAGGTTACGGAGTTATGGGACTTTATCATAAAGATGCTCCTGTAAAAGTATCTATTTCAGCTTGGGAATGGGGTGCTTATTTAGGAGAAGAGGGTCTTAAAAAAGGTGTTAGAGTAAAAATTTCATCATTTACAAGAACTCCAAATACTTCAGGTATGGGAAAAGCAAAATCAGTTGCAAACTATATGAATTCTCAAATGGCAAAATATGAAGCTGTTGAGGCTGGATATGATGAAGCACTTTTAAGAGATGATCAAGGTTATATTGCAGAAGCAAGTGGAGCATGTTTCTTTATAGTTAAAGATGGAAAATTAATATCTCCTCCAAATGATAACTCACTTGAATCTATTACTCAAGCAACTGCAATTGATTTAGCAAAAGATATGGGAATTGAGGTTGTTAGAAGAAGAATTACTAGAGAAGAGATTTATGTAGCAGATGAAGCATTTTTTACAGGAACAGCTGCTGAAATAACTCCAATTAGAGAAGTTGATGCAAGAGTTATTGGTTCTGGAAGCAGAGGTCCTATTACAGAAAAGATTCAAAATGCATATTTTGATGCTGTAAGTGGTAAAAACCCAAAATACACAAAGTATTTAACATATATTAACTAA
- the metH gene encoding methionine synthase: MLKKIEDLIKKQVLIIDGAMGTQLQAREIKSEYWQFEGADLEGCNELLNLTAPHILEEIYENYAISGANFISTNTFGSMPWVLDEYEIGHMSYELSKLAAIQAKKAIAKYDTKDSPKFVLASVGPGTKLPSLGHITYDAMYEGYKIMAQGLVDGGTDVFLLETCQDPLQIKAALHALNDVAPQIPIMVSVTIELNGTMLIGTDAQAIAAILKPFNILSLGFNCGTGPVQVEKHIKALSEVSRFPISVHANAGLPQNKGGKSFYPMGPEEFTTLQKSFLEINGVAFLGGCCGTTPEHIKQLSDAIKDIVPKAPCGFLKASLASLFNIVPLKQEPAPLLIGERSNATGSKAFRELLKANDYEGTLSVAQQQVRAGAHVIDVSVGFAGRDEREDMDKVVALYSQKISLPLMPDSTQIKALESALKQIGGRCIINSVNLEDGEEKFDEVCKLAKKFGAALVCLVIDEVGMAKSKERKLEVAERIFDLCVNRHGFDPADLVFDMLTFTIGSGDEEYRTAGIETMEAIREFQIRHPEAGTTLGLSNISFGLAQNARIYLNSIYLDHCVKAGLTSAIVNVKHIIPLNKISDEDKKACDDLIFNNQENGDPLFKFIEHFSNIEDKTEQSDEEYQSLSPEEKVKKLLLDGDKERMIPLVLELKDSMAPEIIVNEWLIDGMKVIGELFGSGQMQLPFVLQSAETMKTTVDALNPYLPKQEKVSETTMVIGTVKGDVHDVGKNLVDIILSNNGFKIINIGIKADLSKFLEAAKEHNADAIGMSGLLVKSTAVMKENLEEMQKLGVKIPVMLGGAALTKSFVDDYCRTIYDGPIFYCRDAFDGVIAMQRVEKGGELDTQMASDLIERIDTSDKIEKEVVEIPPYEEIAMPQRTFIVPPYWHRVAKTGDELDKELIFSWINHRVLFRQRWGYKRGKQTPEAFMKYEREVVEPTYEAIKEELISKKVFDPIAIHSYFPCIAQDNKLYIFDKKYSYNNLEEAKNIPPLSEAIKVMEFPRQRRKPFRCIADFFANDRLDVIGFTLASAGLKISDYEREYYDKGEFTKYYQIHGVGVELAEALAEVLHKQIRLDWNIVPNEGHKISDVQMKQYVGCRYSPGYAACPELSQSRDIFDLLNPEEFGIEISETFQMHPEQTTCAIVVHNKEANYYNV; the protein is encoded by the coding sequence ATGTTAAAAAAAATTGAAGATTTAATAAAAAAACAAGTTTTAATTATTGATGGAGCAATGGGAACACAGCTTCAAGCAAGAGAGATAAAAAGTGAGTATTGGCAATTTGAAGGAGCAGATTTAGAAGGATGTAATGAGTTATTAAACCTAACAGCTCCACATATTTTGGAAGAGATTTATGAAAACTATGCAATTTCAGGTGCAAACTTTATCTCTACAAACACTTTTGGAAGTATGCCTTGGGTTTTAGATGAGTATGAAATTGGTCATATGTCTTATGAATTATCAAAACTAGCAGCTATTCAAGCAAAAAAAGCTATTGCAAAATATGATACAAAAGATAGTCCAAAATTTGTTTTAGCTTCTGTTGGACCTGGAACAAAACTTCCATCACTTGGACACATTACTTATGATGCTATGTATGAAGGTTATAAAATAATGGCTCAAGGTTTAGTTGATGGTGGAACAGATGTTTTTCTACTTGAAACTTGTCAAGATCCACTTCAAATAAAAGCTGCTCTACACGCTTTAAATGATGTTGCACCACAAATTCCAATTATGGTTTCAGTTACTATTGAATTAAATGGAACTATGTTAATAGGAACAGATGCACAAGCAATAGCTGCTATATTAAAACCTTTTAATATCTTATCTTTAGGATTTAACTGTGGAACAGGACCTGTTCAAGTTGAAAAACATATAAAAGCACTTAGTGAAGTTTCAAGATTTCCAATATCAGTACATGCAAATGCTGGACTTCCACAAAATAAAGGTGGAAAAAGTTTTTATCCAATGGGACCTGAAGAGTTTACAACACTTCAAAAAAGTTTCTTAGAGATAAATGGAGTTGCATTTTTAGGTGGATGCTGTGGAACAACACCTGAACATATTAAGCAATTAAGTGATGCTATAAAAGATATTGTTCCTAAAGCTCCTTGTGGATTTTTGAAAGCTTCATTGGCATCTTTATTTAATATTGTTCCACTAAAACAAGAACCAGCACCACTTTTAATAGGTGAGCGAAGTAATGCAACAGGAAGTAAAGCTTTTAGAGAACTTTTAAAAGCAAATGATTATGAAGGAACTTTAAGTGTTGCACAGCAACAAGTACGAGCTGGAGCTCATGTTATTGATGTTAGTGTTGGATTTGCTGGAAGAGATGAACGAGAAGATATGGATAAAGTTGTTGCTTTATATTCGCAAAAAATCTCACTTCCACTTATGCCTGATTCTACTCAAATAAAAGCTTTAGAATCTGCTTTAAAACAAATTGGTGGAAGATGTATTATAAACTCTGTAAATCTTGAAGATGGAGAAGAGAAGTTTGATGAGGTTTGTAAACTAGCAAAAAAATTTGGTGCAGCACTTGTTTGTTTGGTTATTGATGAAGTTGGGATGGCAAAATCAAAAGAGAGAAAACTAGAGGTTGCTGAAAGAATATTTGATTTATGTGTAAATAGACATGGTTTTGATCCTGCTGATTTAGTATTTGATATGCTTACTTTTACAATTGGAAGTGGAGATGAAGAGTATAGAACAGCTGGAATTGAAACTATGGAAGCAATTAGAGAGTTTCAAATAAGACATCCAGAAGCTGGTACAACTTTAGGATTATCAAATATATCATTTGGACTTGCTCAAAATGCTAGAATTTATCTAAACTCAATCTATCTTGATCATTGTGTAAAAGCAGGGCTAACAAGTGCTATTGTAAATGTAAAACATATTATTCCATTAAATAAAATAAGTGATGAAGATAAAAAAGCTTGTGATGATTTGATTTTTAATAATCAAGAAAATGGTGACCCACTATTTAAATTTATAGAGCATTTTTCAAATATTGAAGATAAAACTGAACAAAGTGATGAAGAGTATCAAAGTTTAAGTCCTGAAGAGAAAGTGAAAAAATTACTTTTGGATGGAGATAAAGAAAGAATGATACCTTTAGTTCTTGAGCTAAAAGATTCTATGGCTCCTGAAATTATTGTAAATGAGTGGTTAATTGATGGAATGAAAGTAATAGGAGAGCTATTTGGAAGTGGGCAAATGCAACTTCCTTTTGTTCTTCAAAGTGCAGAAACTATGAAAACAACTGTTGATGCTTTAAATCCATATTTACCAAAACAAGAAAAAGTAAGTGAAACAACTATGGTGATTGGTACAGTTAAAGGCGATGTTCACGATGTTGGTAAAAATTTAGTTGATATTATTTTAAGCAATAATGGATTTAAAATTATAAATATTGGAATAAAAGCTGACTTATCAAAATTTTTAGAAGCGGCAAAAGAGCATAATGCAGATGCAATTGGAATGAGTGGATTACTTGTAAAAAGTACAGCTGTTATGAAAGAAAATCTTGAAGAGATGCAAAAGCTTGGAGTTAAAATTCCTGTTATGCTAGGTGGTGCTGCTCTTACAAAAAGCTTTGTAGATGATTATTGTAGAACAATTTATGATGGACCAATATTTTATTGTAGAGATGCTTTTGATGGTGTTATAGCTATGCAAAGAGTTGAAAAAGGTGGAGAACTTGATACACAAATGGCTTCAGATTTAATTGAAAGAATTGATACAAGCGATAAAATAGAGAAAGAAGTAGTAGAAATTCCACCTTATGAAGAGATTGCAATGCCACAAAGAACATTTATTGTTCCACCATATTGGCACAGAGTTGCAAAAACAGGTGATGAACTTGATAAAGAGCTTATCTTTTCTTGGATAAATCACAGAGTATTATTTAGACAAAGATGGGGATATAAAAGAGGAAAACAGACTCCTGAAGCATTTATGAAATATGAAAGAGAAGTTGTTGAGCCAACTTATGAAGCAATAAAAGAAGAGTTAATTAGTAAAAAAGTATTTGACCCAATAGCAATTCATAGTTATTTTCCTTGTATTGCACAAGATAACAAACTTTATATTTTTGATAAAAAATATAGTTATAACAATCTTGAAGAAGCAAAAAATATTCCACCATTAAGTGAAGCTATAAAAGTGATGGAATTTCCAAGACAAAGAAGAAAGCCTTTTAGATGTATAGCTGATTTTTTTGCAAATGATAGATTAGATGTTATAGGATTTACACTTGCAAGTGCTGGACTTAAAATAAGTGATTATGAAAGAGAGTATTATGATAAAGGTGAATTTACAAAATATTATCAAATTCACGGTGTTGGAGTTGAGTTAGCAGAAGCTTTAGCTGAGGTTTTGCATAAGCAAATAAGACTTGATTGGAATATAGTTCCAAATGAAGGTCATAAAATAAGTGATGTTCAGATGAAACAATATGTAGGATGTAGATATTCTCCAGGTTATGCAGCTTGTCCTGAACTTAGTCAAAGTAGAGATATTTTTGATTTATTAAATCCAGAAGAGTTTGGAATTGAAATAAGTGAAACTTTTCAAATGCATCCAGAACAAACAACTTGTGCAATTGTTGTTCACAACAAAGAGGCAAATTATTATAATGTATAA
- a CDS encoding DoxX family protein has product MKCIESKLSGLSSDLGKLILRLTIGGLMLFHGWAKIVGGIAGIKYLTVKAGLPEFFAYGVYLGEVLFPIMIVLGIFVRTSALFLALTMVAAIFLAHSHELFALNSVGGLKIELALIYLLGSISIMFIGSGKYSLKA; this is encoded by the coding sequence ATGAAATGTATTGAAAGTAAACTATCTGGTTTAAGTTCTGATCTTGGGAAATTAATTTTAAGATTAACAATTGGTGGTCTTATGCTATTTCATGGTTGGGCAAAAATTGTTGGTGGAATTGCTGGAATAAAATACTTAACTGTAAAAGCTGGTTTACCAGAGTTTTTTGCTTATGGTGTTTATTTAGGTGAAGTTTTATTCCCAATTATGATTGTTTTAGGAATTTTTGTAAGAACTTCTGCTCTATTTCTTGCTCTTACAATGGTAGCAGCAATATTTTTAGCTCATAGTCATGAATTATTTGCTCTAAATTCTGTAGGTGGCTTAAAAATTGAACTAGCTTTAATTTATCTTTTAGGTTCAATTTCTATTATGTTTATAGGTTCAGGAAAATATAGCTTAAAAGCATAA
- a CDS encoding tRNA (5-methylaminomethyl-2-thiouridine)(34)-methyltransferase MnmD, translated as MENNQNILVFTEDGSNTLYSNKYNQHFHNTKDGAINEALHKHIIPAFTLHKDKKELNILDICFGIGYNTFSTIYYILKNNLDIKINIFSPELDESLVYSLKDFPFPQEFEEIKHIINAISEHQEYEENNLKIEISFKDARKYINSFETNYFDIVFQDAFSSEVNYELWTKEYFEDIYKICKEDCILTTYAIATPIRLSMYEAGFRIYQDRALNKKITLGFKKEQNSLGKIVDMEWKKVVNKELKALYD; from the coding sequence TTGGAAAATAATCAAAATATCTTAGTTTTTACAGAAGATGGCTCAAATACTTTATACTCAAACAAATATAATCAGCACTTTCACAATACAAAAGATGGAGCTATAAACGAAGCTTTACACAAACATATAATTCCAGCTTTTACTCTTCATAAAGATAAAAAAGAGCTAAATATTTTGGATATTTGCTTTGGAATTGGATATAATACTTTTTCAACTATTTACTATATTTTAAAAAACAATCTTGATATAAAAATAAATATCTTTTCTCCTGAACTAGACGAAAGTCTGGTTTATTCTTTAAAAGATTTTCCATTTCCACAAGAGTTTGAAGAGATAAAACATATAATAAATGCTATTTCAGAACATCAAGAATATGAAGAAAATAATCTAAAAATAGAGATCTCTTTTAAAGATGCAAGAAAATATATAAATAGTTTTGAGACAAACTATTTTGATATAGTTTTTCAAGATGCTTTTTCTAGTGAAGTAAATTATGAACTTTGGACAAAAGAGTATTTTGAAGATATTTATAAAATATGTAAAGAAGATTGTATTCTTACAACTTATGCTATTGCAACACCTATTAGATTATCAATGTATGAAGCTGGTTTTAGAATATATCAAGATAGAGCTTTAAATAAAAAAATAACTCTAGGATTTAAAAAAGAACAAAATAGCCTTGGAAAAATTGTAGATATGGAGTGGAAAAAAGTTGTAAATAAAGAGCTAAAAGCTCTTTATGATTAA
- the luxS gene encoding S-ribosylhomocysteine lyase, translating to MPLLDSFRVDHTIMPAPAVRVAKTMKTPKGDIITVFDLRFYKPNEKMMTERGTHTLEHLFAGFIRDHLNSSTVEIIDVSPMGCRTGFYMSLIGEPKEETVALAWENAMKDVLNVKNQNDIPELNIFQCGTCEMHSLDEAKEIASDILNTKIGVMSNEKLFLSDEKLASLGN from the coding sequence ATGCCATTATTAGATAGTTTTAGAGTTGATCATACAATTATGCCTGCACCTGCAGTAAGAGTTGCAAAAACAATGAAAACTCCAAAAGGAGATATCATCACAGTTTTTGATTTAAGATTTTACAAACCAAATGAAAAGATGATGACAGAAAGAGGAACTCACACTTTAGAGCATCTTTTTGCTGGATTTATAAGAGATCATTTAAACTCTTCAACAGTTGAAATAATCGATGTTTCTCCAATGGGTTGTAGAACTGGTTTTTATATGAGCTTAATTGGTGAACCAAAAGAAGAAACAGTTGCACTTGCATGGGAAAATGCCATGAAAGATGTTTTAAATGTAAAAAATCAAAACGATATTCCAGAGCTTAATATTTTTCAATGTGGAACTTGCGAAATGCACTCACTTGATGAGGCAAAAGAGATTGCAAGTGATATTTTAAATACAAAAATTGGTGTAATGTCAAACGAAAAACTATTTTTAAGTGATGAAAAACTGGCAAGTTTAGGAAACTAA
- a CDS encoding AAA family ATPase: MELVYLWVEDYKNIKKQGFNFSPRFKCEYDEEKNELTINENKDYVSVFPENINITAIVGENGSGKTSISNFIKEIFSKPLYKKEKEVLILFKKKEIDNFEYISNIDNINIDHKFNSNKINKLPMYILNYSAEFQKEKNHDNDIVISPNEIAKNLTDNFIYKKDFKISSFMFIPEIIEVSFNSDSLNKQLENVLEREKQRIINKTVNVSLDEEKVAEKDMKNSIYNLEDYSEELFSIEDTYHKFLIIWFIDNYYFDSDRLLNKDFLLKEYQKQETNEQISEDELLVNFSKKINDFTDREKEIYFEIFYQCFLFNFIDSLQREFKDLSHGERVLFGQFINIYHYINNIKRTIILNLDEPELSLHPNWQKNYIFEIINLLQQFNNKIHLVITSHSPFILSDLPKENVIFLEKGKQVYPFEDGKQTFGANIHTLLSHGFFMNDGLMGEFAKDKINKVYNFISQKDTSFIKTKEEAQNIINLIGEPMLKKELQFLYDEKFEIDDIDKKIREHEEAIEKLKSKKKKND; this comes from the coding sequence ATGGAATTGGTTTATTTGTGGGTTGAGGATTATAAAAATATAAAGAAACAAGGGTTTAATTTTTCGCCTAGGTTTAAGTGTGAATATGATGAAGAAAAAAATGAATTAACAATAAATGAAAATAAAGATTATGTGAGTGTTTTCCCTGAAAATATAAATATTACTGCAATTGTTGGAGAGAATGGGAGTGGGAAAACTTCTATTTCTAACTTTATAAAAGAAATTTTTTCTAAACCTTTATATAAAAAAGAAAAAGAAGTATTAATATTATTTAAAAAAAAAGAAATTGATAATTTTGAATATATCTCAAATATAGATAATATAAATATAGACCATAAATTTAACTCAAATAAAATTAATAAATTACCAATGTATATTTTAAATTATTCAGCAGAATTTCAAAAAGAAAAAAATCATGATAATGATATTGTTATTTCTCCAAATGAAATTGCTAAAAATTTAACAGATAATTTTATTTATAAAAAAGATTTTAAGATATCATCTTTTATGTTTATTCCTGAAATTATAGAAGTTTCTTTTAATTCAGATTCTTTAAATAAACAATTAGAAAATGTTTTAGAAAGAGAAAAACAAAGAATAATAAATAAAACTGTTAATGTTTCTTTAGATGAAGAAAAAGTAGCTGAAAAAGACATGAAAAATTCGATATATAACTTAGAAGATTATTCTGAAGAATTATTTAGTATTGAAGATACTTATCATAAGTTCTTAATTATTTGGTTTATTGACAATTATTATTTTGATTCAGACAGACTCTTAAATAAAGATTTTTTATTAAAAGAGTATCAGAAACAAGAAACTAATGAACAGATAAGTGAAGATGAATTGTTGGTAAATTTTAGTAAAAAGATAAATGATTTTACAGATAGAGAAAAAGAAATTTATTTTGAAATATTTTATCAATGTTTTTTATTTAATTTTATTGATTCACTACAAAGAGAATTTAAAGATTTAAGTCATGGAGAAAGGGTTTTATTTGGTCAATTCATAAATATTTATCATTATATTAATAATATTAAAAGAACAATTATTCTAAATTTAGATGAGCCTGAGTTATCATTACATCCAAATTGGCAGAAAAATTATATTTTTGAGATTATAAACCTATTACAACAATTTAATAATAAAATACATTTAGTAATAACTTCTCATTCTCCTTTTATTCTTTCAGATTTACCAAAAGAAAATGTAATTTTCTTAGAAAAAGGAAAACAAGTTTATCCATTTGAAGATGGAAAACAAACTTTTGGAGCAAATATTCATACTTTACTTTCTCATGGGTTTTTTATGAATGATGGACTTATGGGAGAGTTTGCAAAAGATAAAATAAATAAAGTTTACAATTTTATTTCACAAAAAGATACAAGTTTTATAAAAACAAAAGAAGAAGCACAAAATATAATTAATCTTATTGGCGAACCAATGCTTAAAAAAGAACTTCAATTTTTATATGATGAAAAATTTGAAATTGATGATATAGATAAAAAAATAAGAGAGCATGAAGAAGCTATTGAAAAACTAAAATCAAAAAAGAAAAAAAATGATTAA